One Acidobacteriaceae bacterium genomic region harbors:
- a CDS encoding glycine C-acetyltransferase, translating to MATLSSTAESTHAKRPQLAHLTAQLDALRAQGTYFRLRVLDDQQAAVCHYDGREVINLASNNYLGLCNDARLREAAIAATKKYGVGSGAVRTIAGTMKIHMELEEKIAAFKGVEACVVFQSGFTANAGTVSSILGKEDFILSDELNHASIIDGARLSRAKIKVFRHKDVAHCEELLKEVASEPGRKLVITDGVFSMDGDIGPVAALCDLCDKYGAIMMVDDAHASGVLGRNGRGSVDHFHCTQRVDVQVGTLSKAIGALGGYVCGSRDLIDYLYHRARPFLFSTSHPPAVAAACIAAFDILEQEPERIERLWTNTKYFQEQLRAGGFDIGGKSTPASETPITPIIIGDGRKTMQFSRALFEAGVMATGIAFPTVPEGKARVRCIMTSEHTRGQIDRALETMTAVAKKAGVLR from the coding sequence TTCCGACTGCGAGTGCTCGATGACCAGCAGGCTGCGGTGTGTCACTACGATGGGCGCGAGGTGATTAATCTGGCCTCGAATAACTACCTGGGGCTTTGTAATGATGCGCGACTGCGTGAGGCGGCAATCGCGGCGACGAAAAAGTATGGAGTGGGCTCGGGCGCGGTGCGCACGATCGCCGGCACCATGAAGATCCACATGGAGTTGGAGGAGAAGATCGCGGCCTTCAAAGGCGTGGAGGCGTGCGTTGTCTTTCAGTCCGGCTTTACGGCGAACGCGGGCACTGTGTCGTCTATTCTCGGCAAAGAGGATTTCATCCTCTCGGATGAGCTGAACCACGCGAGCATCATTGATGGTGCGCGGTTGTCCCGAGCGAAGATCAAGGTCTTCCGCCACAAGGACGTTGCGCATTGCGAGGAGTTGCTGAAGGAAGTGGCAAGCGAGCCGGGGCGCAAGCTGGTGATTACAGACGGCGTGTTCTCGATGGATGGGGACATTGGGCCAGTTGCAGCGTTGTGCGATCTCTGCGATAAGTACGGCGCGATCATGATGGTGGATGATGCGCATGCTTCGGGCGTGCTGGGCAGAAATGGGCGTGGGAGTGTAGATCATTTTCACTGCACGCAACGGGTGGATGTGCAGGTGGGGACGCTGTCGAAGGCGATCGGTGCGCTGGGTGGATATGTGTGCGGATCGCGCGACCTGATTGATTATCTGTATCATCGCGCGCGGCCGTTTCTGTTTTCGACATCACATCCGCCGGCGGTTGCGGCAGCGTGCATTGCGGCCTTCGACATTCTTGAGCAGGAGCCGGAGCGCATCGAGCGGCTGTGGACGAATACGAAGTATTTCCAGGAGCAACTGCGCGCGGGGGGATTCGATATTGGAGGCAAGTCGACCCCGGCGAGCGAGACGCCGATTACGCCGATTATCATCGGTGACGGACGCAAGACGATGCAATTCAGCCGCGCTCTGTTTGAAGCCGGCGTGATGGCGACGGGTATCGCGTTCCCGACGGTACCCGAGGGTAAGGCTCGTGTTCGCTGTATTATGACGAGCGAGCATACCCGCGGGCAGATCGACCGCGCGCTCGAGACGATGACGGCTGTGGCGAAGAAGGCGGGCGTGCTTCGCTAA
- a CDS encoding glycoside hydrolase family 38 C-terminal domain-containing protein — MRRIRRVLCLTALAVTASTLFAQCKVPTNHYWIAPLLDAKQQNTVNCLVQFNTLPDAGWRIHEGDLPHGESPTVADSSWPTAKVGSNSGKEAVWYRQRITIPKTLNGYDLTGTDISFEFVATANGPVPEIIYFDGRRVALGEDLEQIPLFDHAKPGQSILVAVKLLPTVDDKTFRGAQMRISFASNRPDPQDLATEIVSAANLLPVLAPNTAADKATLSKVIAQVDIHALAAAQQAPFDASLRAAQSTLLTLNPVLKQANFHLTGNSHIDAAWLWPWTETVDTAKRTFSSAVQLMNEYPTYTYTQSASAYSQWIADKYPALNAEIAKRVNEGRWELVGGMWVEPDLNMPDGESLVRQLLVGQAAFQKIYGHTAKIGWNPDSFGYSWQLPQIYKRSGIDFFVTQKMTWNDTNQLPLKLFWWESPDGSKVLAYFPHDYANQNVDPVRLSKDLAIAAERAPGLHDLMDLFGVGDHGGGPTRTMLDQGLHWMQPDKVGAKEEFGTALPYFQHVEKELAPNSPTWNYGTLATGNATLPTPGAGQISVPTWNDELYLEYHRGVFTTQTAHKRNMRDAEEEMLNAEKLASLAWLDGHHYPANELNDAWKHVLFNQFHDLAAGSGIGIIYKEAQKDYDQVRWATNEISANSIKTLASRINTDGKGEPILVFNPLALERGGVAEVTVQMPHGIDTISLEDERGNVIPSQVLSSDLPTHTFHLLFKLDSVPSIGYTVIRAVEGQHEFRSDLTSAGYILENSALRIKVDPKTGCITSLFDKRGNFEALAPNSCGNELQAFVDKPKSYDAWNIDPGTLDAAPTLLHEADEVKMIETSPLRSVLRVTRTWNKSKFVQDLILYAGSDELIVHNNFDWHEQHILLKAAFPLAATNKSATYEIPYGSIQRPTTRNNSFEKARFEVPALRWADEGDSAHGLSLLNNSKYGYDAVGNELRLSLLRAPTWPDPVADQGTQIFDYAIYPHMGTWQTANTMARGWEFNYKLHAMQVPDHDGTLPPTHSFFGIDGTHVLLTALKKAEDSDALIARFFEWGGESDNVTLAVPPGARSAILVNLMETPEGSPLTVTNDKVTVPISPYQIQTVRIDY, encoded by the coding sequence ATGCGTCGAATCCGTCGTGTCCTCTGTCTGACTGCACTCGCAGTTACGGCGTCAACTCTCTTCGCCCAGTGCAAGGTGCCAACCAATCATTACTGGATCGCACCTCTTCTCGACGCAAAACAGCAAAACACCGTGAACTGCCTCGTGCAGTTCAACACGTTGCCTGATGCCGGTTGGCGCATTCACGAAGGTGATCTCCCTCACGGCGAATCGCCCACAGTCGCGGACAGCTCCTGGCCTACTGCCAAAGTTGGTTCGAACTCCGGAAAGGAGGCCGTCTGGTACCGCCAGCGCATCACCATTCCCAAAACCCTTAACGGCTACGACCTCACCGGTACTGACATCAGCTTCGAGTTTGTCGCCACCGCCAACGGCCCCGTGCCCGAAATCATCTACTTCGACGGCCGCCGAGTCGCCCTCGGCGAAGACCTTGAACAGATTCCCCTCTTCGATCACGCCAAGCCGGGGCAATCGATTCTCGTCGCCGTAAAACTGCTGCCCACCGTCGACGACAAAACATTCCGCGGCGCGCAGATGCGCATTTCGTTCGCTTCGAACCGCCCTGATCCACAGGACCTCGCAACCGAAATCGTCTCCGCAGCGAATCTGCTTCCCGTCTTGGCCCCGAATACGGCAGCAGACAAGGCGACTCTAAGCAAGGTCATCGCCCAAGTCGATATCCACGCGTTAGCAGCGGCTCAGCAGGCACCCTTTGATGCCTCCCTCCGCGCAGCGCAGTCGACCCTCCTCACGCTGAACCCCGTCCTCAAACAGGCGAACTTTCACCTCACCGGCAACTCGCACATCGATGCCGCATGGCTCTGGCCCTGGACCGAGACGGTGGACACTGCGAAGCGCACGTTCTCCAGCGCCGTGCAGCTCATGAATGAGTACCCCACCTACACCTACACGCAGTCAGCCTCTGCGTATAGCCAGTGGATCGCCGATAAATACCCCGCCCTCAATGCCGAGATTGCGAAGCGCGTCAACGAAGGTCGCTGGGAACTCGTAGGCGGCATGTGGGTCGAGCCCGACCTGAACATGCCGGACGGTGAATCTCTGGTTCGCCAGCTTCTCGTCGGCCAGGCAGCCTTCCAGAAGATCTACGGGCACACCGCAAAAATCGGCTGGAACCCCGATTCCTTTGGCTACAGCTGGCAGCTTCCGCAGATTTACAAGCGCTCCGGGATCGACTTCTTCGTTACCCAGAAGATGACGTGGAACGACACCAATCAGCTTCCGCTAAAACTCTTCTGGTGGGAATCTCCTGACGGCAGCAAGGTCCTGGCCTACTTCCCCCACGACTACGCCAACCAGAACGTCGACCCCGTCCGGCTCTCCAAGGACCTCGCCATAGCAGCGGAACGCGCGCCCGGCCTGCACGACCTCATGGACCTCTTCGGCGTCGGGGATCACGGCGGCGGCCCGACGCGAACCATGCTCGACCAGGGTCTCCACTGGATGCAACCCGACAAAGTCGGCGCCAAGGAAGAGTTCGGCACAGCACTTCCCTATTTCCAGCATGTCGAAAAAGAGCTCGCGCCCAACTCGCCAACTTGGAACTACGGCACCCTCGCCACCGGCAACGCCACACTGCCAACACCTGGGGCCGGTCAGATCTCCGTTCCCACCTGGAACGACGAGCTCTACCTCGAGTACCACCGCGGCGTCTTTACCACGCAGACCGCGCACAAGCGCAACATGCGTGATGCCGAAGAGGAGATGCTGAACGCCGAGAAGCTAGCTTCGCTCGCTTGGCTCGACGGGCACCACTACCCCGCCAACGAACTCAACGACGCCTGGAAACACGTCCTCTTCAACCAGTTCCATGACCTCGCCGCCGGCTCCGGCATCGGCATCATCTACAAGGAAGCCCAGAAGGACTACGACCAGGTCCGCTGGGCCACGAACGAGATCTCCGCGAACTCCATCAAGACACTTGCATCACGCATCAACACCGACGGCAAAGGCGAGCCCATTCTCGTCTTCAACCCGCTCGCACTCGAGCGCGGCGGCGTAGCCGAGGTCACCGTACAAATGCCCCACGGCATCGACACGATCTCGCTCGAGGATGAGCGCGGCAACGTTATCCCGTCGCAGGTCCTTTCGAGCGATCTCCCCACGCACACCTTCCATCTGTTGTTCAAGCTCGACAGCGTTCCCTCGATCGGCTACACCGTCATTCGCGCCGTCGAAGGCCAGCACGAGTTCCGCAGCGATCTCACCAGCGCAGGCTACATCCTGGAGAACTCCGCACTCCGCATCAAGGTCGATCCAAAGACAGGCTGCATCACGTCGCTCTTTGACAAGCGGGGCAACTTCGAAGCCCTCGCACCTAACTCCTGCGGCAACGAGCTCCAGGCCTTCGTCGATAAGCCAAAGAGCTACGACGCCTGGAACATTGACCCGGGCACGCTGGACGCCGCTCCTACCCTGCTGCACGAAGCCGACGAAGTAAAGATGATTGAGACCAGCCCGCTCCGGTCTGTTCTTCGTGTCACGCGCACCTGGAACAAGTCAAAATTCGTTCAGGACCTCATTCTGTACGCTGGTTCCGACGAACTCATCGTCCACAATAACTTCGATTGGCATGAGCAGCATATCCTCCTGAAGGCCGCATTCCCGCTTGCCGCCACGAACAAATCCGCTACCTACGAAATCCCTTACGGATCCATCCAGCGCCCCACCACTCGCAATAACAGCTTCGAAAAGGCACGCTTCGAGGTCCCCGCGCTCCGTTGGGCCGACGAGGGCGACAGCGCCCACGGCCTGAGCCTTCTCAATAACTCCAAGTACGGCTACGACGCGGTTGGCAATGAACTGCGCCTGTCACTGCTTCGCGCTCCGACCTGGCCCGATCCCGTCGCCGACCAGGGCACGCAGATCTTCGACTACGCCATCTACCCGCACATGGGCACTTGGCAAACTGCAAACACCATGGCTCGCGGCTGGGAGTTCAACTACAAGCTTCATGCGATGCAGGTTCCGGATCACGATGGCACACTGCCACCAACCCACTCGTTCTTCGGCATCGACGGCACTCACGTCCTTCTGACCGCGCTCAAAAAAGCCGAGGATTCCGACGCTCTCATCGCTCGCTTCTTCGAGTGGGGCGGCGAGTCTGATAACGTCACCCTAGCCGTACCACCGGGGGCGAGATCAGCCATTCTCGTCAATCTCATGGAGACGCCCGAGGGCTCTCCCCTCACCGTGACCAACGACAAAGTCACGGTCCCCATCAGCCCCTACCAGATCCAAACAGTACGCATCGACTACTGA
- a CDS encoding bifunctional (p)ppGpp synthetase/guanosine-3',5'-bis(diphosphate) 3'-pyrophosphohydrolase, giving the protein MGLEATLPSVPPRTQIPEPLTSLDEPSGAFAPPPAAILPTNIAPPTPSIAATTQLDEELNARFERVLATVRLNRPHDDLDLIRAAWAFCQEQHEGQRRASGEPYVIHPLEVAQVLADLKMDATAIAAGLLHDAVEDTDVSTQEIGRRFGEQVAHIVEGVTKLDKIKFANREDHQAENIRKMLLAMVTDVRVVIIKLADRLHNMRTLEHLKPEKQQRIAKETLDVYAPLAHRLGMGKLRGELEDLAFRFVDPLTYSKLSGEVDAIRGEGEAFLDRIVTTIEAKLHDANIHARVESRIKRLYSIQQKLTAHGVPVDQVYDLFAVRVITQTEQDCYAVLGLLHSAWRPVPGRFKDFIAMPRPNLYQSLHTTLIADGGHQFEVQIRTEDMHRVAEEGIAAHWKYKASDNVSAKDEQRLAWVRQLMEWQREMSDPNEFMSTLRIDLYPEEVYTFTPKGKVIVLPKDASPIDFAYAIHTDVGHATTGAKVNGRIVPLRYRLRNGDIVEITTQTGHTPSRDWLSFAKSSRARNKIKHWLNEHQRERAIEIGRKLLEREARKYKVSLQKFGTPEFDRIAHEYGLHGELDLLAGIGFGKYSTRQVLNKLEPGSAVDAKESPTEQGPVADTLAHMSEAVKRVFFGKGSESLQVEGQDDLLVYRARCCNPIRGEEIVGYVTRGKGVAVHARSCPNVQNLLYEADRRIEVEWSEAHGNGKDASAPKPTTYPVKLTLTVDDRSGLLKEFAAIISEDGTNIRSVETRPASDGTVHVDFVIETVDLRHLTRLQQNLRKVPGVRDVHRVQKI; this is encoded by the coding sequence ATGGGTCTCGAGGCGACATTGCCGTCCGTCCCGCCGCGGACCCAAATCCCAGAGCCGCTGACCTCCCTTGACGAGCCTTCAGGCGCCTTTGCCCCGCCGCCCGCGGCCATCCTGCCCACAAACATCGCTCCGCCGACGCCCTCGATCGCCGCAACGACGCAGCTCGATGAAGAACTTAATGCCCGGTTCGAGCGCGTGCTTGCAACCGTCCGGCTCAATCGTCCTCATGACGATCTCGATCTCATTCGCGCGGCATGGGCCTTTTGCCAGGAGCAACACGAGGGCCAGCGCCGCGCCTCCGGCGAACCCTACGTCATCCATCCGCTGGAAGTCGCCCAGGTACTCGCCGACCTCAAGATGGACGCCACTGCCATCGCCGCTGGGCTCCTGCACGACGCCGTCGAGGACACCGACGTCTCTACTCAGGAGATCGGCCGTCGCTTCGGCGAGCAGGTAGCCCACATTGTCGAAGGCGTCACGAAGCTCGACAAGATCAAGTTCGCAAATCGCGAGGACCACCAAGCCGAGAACATCCGCAAGATGCTACTCGCCATGGTCACCGATGTGCGCGTCGTCATCATCAAGCTCGCTGACCGCCTGCATAACATGCGCACACTCGAGCACCTCAAGCCAGAAAAACAGCAGCGTATTGCCAAAGAGACCCTCGACGTCTACGCTCCGCTGGCACACCGCCTTGGCATGGGTAAACTTCGCGGCGAACTCGAGGACCTTGCGTTCCGCTTCGTCGACCCGCTCACGTATTCCAAACTCTCCGGCGAAGTCGATGCTATCCGCGGCGAAGGCGAAGCCTTCCTTGACCGCATCGTCACGACCATCGAAGCAAAGCTGCACGACGCAAACATCCATGCCCGCGTCGAGTCCCGAATCAAGCGCCTTTACTCCATCCAGCAGAAGCTAACTGCCCATGGCGTCCCTGTCGACCAGGTCTATGACCTCTTCGCTGTCCGCGTCATCACCCAGACCGAGCAGGACTGCTACGCTGTCCTCGGGCTCCTCCACTCCGCCTGGCGTCCCGTTCCCGGCCGCTTCAAAGACTTCATCGCGATGCCCCGGCCGAACCTCTACCAATCCCTGCACACCACGCTCATAGCTGACGGCGGCCATCAGTTTGAAGTCCAGATCCGCACCGAGGACATGCACCGCGTAGCGGAAGAAGGCATCGCCGCGCACTGGAAGTACAAGGCCTCAGACAACGTCAGCGCCAAAGATGAGCAGCGCCTCGCCTGGGTCCGCCAGCTCATGGAGTGGCAGCGCGAAATGTCCGACCCCAACGAGTTCATGTCGACGCTCCGCATCGATCTGTATCCCGAGGAGGTCTATACCTTCACGCCCAAGGGCAAGGTCATTGTGCTCCCCAAGGACGCGAGCCCCATCGACTTCGCCTACGCCATCCACACGGACGTCGGCCACGCCACAACCGGCGCCAAGGTCAACGGCCGCATCGTCCCTCTCCGCTATCGGCTCCGCAATGGCGACATCGTCGAGATCACCACGCAGACCGGCCACACACCCTCGCGCGACTGGCTCAGCTTCGCCAAGAGCTCACGCGCCCGCAACAAGATCAAGCACTGGCTCAACGAGCATCAGCGCGAGCGAGCCATTGAGATCGGCCGCAAGCTGCTCGAGCGCGAAGCTCGAAAGTATAAAGTCTCGCTGCAGAAGTTCGGTACGCCCGAGTTCGACCGCATCGCGCATGAATATGGCCTTCACGGTGAACTTGACCTGCTTGCTGGCATTGGCTTCGGCAAGTACTCAACTCGCCAGGTCCTGAACAAGCTCGAGCCCGGCAGCGCGGTCGATGCAAAGGAATCTCCAACCGAGCAAGGTCCGGTGGCCGACACGCTCGCGCACATGAGCGAAGCCGTGAAGCGCGTCTTCTTCGGCAAGGGGTCCGAATCCCTCCAGGTCGAAGGACAGGACGATCTCCTCGTCTATCGAGCGCGGTGTTGCAATCCAATCCGAGGCGAAGAGATCGTTGGCTACGTGACCCGCGGCAAGGGTGTCGCGGTGCACGCGCGAAGCTGCCCCAACGTCCAAAACCTTCTCTATGAGGCAGACCGGCGAATCGAGGTGGAATGGTCCGAGGCTCACGGCAACGGCAAGGATGCCTCCGCTCCGAAGCCTACGACCTACCCCGTCAAACTCACCCTCACCGTCGATGACCGGTCCGGTCTCCTGAAGGAGTTTGCCGCCATCATCTCCGAGGACGGCACGAATATCCGCAGCGTCGAGACCCGTCCCGCCTCCGACGGCACTGTACACGTCGATTTCGTCATCGAGACGGTCGACCTGCGCCACCTCACCCGGCTCCAGCAGAACCTCCGCAAAGTGCCCGGCGTGCGTGATGTTCACCGCGTGCAGAAGATTTAG